From the genome of Desulfovibrio gilichinskyi, one region includes:
- a CDS encoding GFA family protein: protein MVHKGTCLCGKVAFEVEGDFENFYLCHCERCRKDSGSAHAANLFSSTADLRWLSGEKYVRVFDLEGHIKSFCINCGSALPNIQMDETLLVVPAGSLDSDVPVRPDGHIFHANRANWDAGLENITIFDSLPEESHD from the coding sequence ATGGTACATAAGGGAACATGTCTATGCGGCAAAGTGGCTTTTGAGGTTGAAGGCGATTTTGAGAATTTCTATCTGTGTCATTGTGAGCGCTGTAGGAAGGATTCTGGCTCTGCACATGCTGCCAATTTATTTTCTTCGACGGCTGATTTGAGGTGGTTATCAGGAGAAAAATATGTCCGTGTATTTGATTTGGAAGGACATATCAAAAGTTTTTGTATCAATTGCGGCTCCGCTCTCCCGAATATTCAGATGGATGAAACTTTGCTAGTCGTTCCAGCGGGAAGCCTCGATAGTGATGTCCCGGTCAGGCCCGATGGCCACATCTTTCACGCAAACAGGGCTAATTGGGATGCAGGATTAGAGAACATCACTATTTTTGACAGTCTTCCTGAAGAGAGTCATGATTGA